The proteins below come from a single Chrysoperla carnea chromosome 1, inChrCarn1.1, whole genome shotgun sequence genomic window:
- the LOC123304939 gene encoding probable ATP-dependent RNA helicase DDX28, producing MNSVKLFKTFLNTSKLDVIFYTSRHLSQVQELKTKTISSTRQLINCKRREFDLYEGLSYSNYGDNVEVKLASKGWNHKKSIGDWFILYPRPKNCTTLDDNRTFEKLGISKHMCHILKSMDITTPTKIQSKAIPIIFTGKNCIVGAQTGSGKTLAYLLPMIERLIAWKKQFDERPMNSPLAVILLPSRELTYQIGEVINHFARDFNLNVNVIIGGRTKKMMLNPEFNQSDIVVASLGAISKLTTTGIFRMENCRHLVLDEADTLLDDSFYDKLHYFLKHFRLQYGGVNSNAQGTQLTLVSATISPNMKEQLNDILPVDSLEEITLNNLHSVMEHVPQKFIRLGRSDKPSHLLKLIKENQLKKEPVIIFSNKSSTCDWISMFLNSNGINCINLNGDMSYHIRSGTFQEFQDGFYDVISCTDIGSRGLDTTRVKHVLNYEFPMHTADYIHRAGRVGRIGSPDGCYVTNFVSGTKEVEIVQKIENAIRQNTNIPDVNGNITQVISNKMFKSIRNDISNVDRL from the exons atgaattctgtaaaacttttcaaaacatttttaaacacttCCAAACTTGATGTAATATTTTACACATCTCGTCATTTATCTCAAGTACAAGAACTTAAAACGAAAACAATTTCTTCAACGCGACAGTTAATCAATTGTAAACGACGTGAATTCGATCTTTACGAAGGTCTTTCATATTCAAATTATGGTGATAATGTTGAAGTTAAATTGGCTTCAAAAGGATGGAATCACAAAAAATCTATTGGGGATTGGTTTATCTTATATCCACGACCAAAAAATTGTACTACACTGGATGATAATAGAACATTCGAAAAATTGGGTATTTCGAAACATATGTgccatattttaaaatcaatggaCATAACTACACCAACTAAAATCCAATCGAAAGCAATTCCTATAATATTTACTGGCAAAAATTGCATAGTCGGTGCACAAACAG gTAGTGGAAAAACGTTAGCGTATTTGTTACCAATGATTGAACGATTAATCGCATGGAAGAAACAATTTGATGAACGACCAATGAATTCACCATTAGCCGTTATTTTACTACCAAGTCGTGAATTAACATATCAAATTGGTGAAGTCATCAATCATTTTGCAAGGGATTTCAATTTGAATGTAAATGTTATAATCGGTGgtcgtaccaaaaaaatgatgtTAAATCCAGAATTCAATCAATCGGATATTGTGGTTGCGTCACTAGGTGCTATTAGTAAATTAACAACTACCGGAATATTTCGTATGGAAAATTGCCGACATCTTGTGTTAGATGAAGCGGATACTTTACTTGATGATAGCTTCTACGATAAATTGCATTATTTTCTCAAACATTTTAGG TTACAATATGGTGGCGTCAATTCAAATGCACAAGGTACACAATTAACACTTGTAAGTGCAACGATTTCACCAAACATGAAAGAACAATTAAACGATATACTTCCAGTGGATTCATTAGAagaaattacattaaataatttacattcaGTGATGGAACATGTACCACAAAAATTTATACGTTTAGGACGATCTGATAAACCATCACATTTGTTGAAATTAATCAAAgagaatcaattaaaaaaagaaccaGTGATTATATTTAGTAATAAATCGTCAACGTGCGATTGGATCTCgatgtttttaaattcaaatggtatcaattgtattaatttaaatggTGATATGTCGTATCATATACGATCTGGTACCTTTCAAGAATTTCAAGATGGATTCTATGATGTTATATCGTGTACGGATATTGGATCACGTGGTTTAGATACTACACGG GTGAAACACGTACTAAATTACGAATTTCCAATGCATACAGCTGATTATATACATCGTGCAGGTAGAGTTGGTCGTATTGGAAGCCCCGATGGATGTTatgtaacaaattttgttaGTGGAACTAAAGAAGttgaaattgtacaaaaaattgag AATGCTATTCGACAAAATACGAACATACCAGACGTAAATGGAAATATTACCCAagtgatatcaaataaaatgtttaaatcaaTACGAAATGATATTTCAAATGTGGATCGATTATAG